A genomic region of Homalodisca vitripennis isolate AUS2020 chromosome 5, UT_GWSS_2.1, whole genome shotgun sequence contains the following coding sequences:
- the LOC124362856 gene encoding uncharacterized protein LOC124362856, with protein sequence MSGSSASVSVSSGDESLDEQECPVTEEWLTAVLASHLDTQVQVDRFTVRPGCDQGESVLSDILAVNVDYTDTVASHSLSLIVKLLPQDPFSRYFVTEAQFDLREIKFYTKVAPDLLRIQKDLLADGCEEIELPIPKCLHARYNADNDSVAQSVLVLENLKVQGYSSCEFSQGLTLQQAQSALEAIARLHALSLVLKVKQKLALDEKYPFLFQTARASDSYQQLVERGLPQLAHFLQRRPGLESVLQCLSALTPNTKDIIAALLAPEEPLCLITHTDFWCNNLLFREDGQCAVLDWQMVTYSRPTNDVALLLVSSLSTELRRTHTETLLDAYWAALNSYSSRLQLNITAELGYDRQNLSKDFRRSLLLALLLCIGSVDVALGDPLTEQRLLDVLHDLHTDGILSTDVLDQ encoded by the exons ATGTCGGGCAGCAGCGCGAGTGTTAGTGTGAGCAGCGGAGACGAATCGCTGGACGAACAGGAGTGTCCAGTGACCGAGGAGTGGTTGACGGCCGTGCTGGCCTCGCACCTCGACACACAAGTTCAGGTCGACAGGTTCACGGTGAGGCCAGGATGTGACCAGGGCGAGAGTGTGCTCAGCGATATCCTGGCCGTAAACGTCGACTACACCGACACCGTTGCTTCACACTCGCTCAGCCTCATAGTCAAGCTCCTGCCCCAGGACCCCTTCTCTCGGTACTTTGTCACCGAGGCTCAATTCGATCTCAGGGAGATCAAGTTCTACACCAAG GTAGCTCCTGATCTACTCAGAATCCAGAAAGACTTGTTGGCAGATGGATGTGAAGAAATAGAACTACCTATCCCCAAGTGTCTGCATGCTCGTTACAACGCCGACAATGACTCGGTGGCTCAGTCCGTCCTGGTGCTAGAGAACCTCAAGGTACAGGGCTACTCCAGCTGTGAGTTTTCTCAGGGACTAACGCTACAACAAGCTCAATCAGCACTAGAGGCTATCGCAAGGCTACACGCACTCTCTCTAGTGCTCAAAGTCAAACAGAAGCTGGCCCTTGATGAGAAATACCCGTTCTTGTTTCAAACAGCTCGAGCATCCGATTCGTACCAGCAGCTGGTTGAGCGTGGATTGCCACAGTTAGCACACTTCTTGCAGCGGCGGCCCGGTCTCGAGTCCGTGCTGCAGTGTCTCTCTGCCCTAACACCCAACACCAAGGACATCATTGCGGCCCTGCTGGCTCCAGAAGAGCCTCTATGTCTCATCACACACACGGATTTTTGGTGCAATAACTTACTGTTCCGCGAGGATGGCCAGTGCGCAGTCCTCGACTGGCAGATGGTCACCTACAGCCGCCCCACCAATGATGTGGCATTGCTGCTAGTCAGCTCCCTGTCAACCGAGCTACGTCGCACCCACACAGAGACACTGCTGGACGCGTACTGGGCTGCACTCAACTCCTACTCGTCAAGACTTCAGCTTAACATCACGGCCGAGCTAGGCTATGACCGCCAGAATCTGTCCAAAGATTTCCGCCGCTCCCTACTGCTTGCTCTGCTGCTCTGTATCGGCTCTGTGGATGTAGCGTTGGGTGACCCACTCACAGAACAACGACTGCTCGATGTGCTCCATGACCTCCATACTGATGGGATCCTCTCGACCGATGTCCTTGACCAGTAA